In Macadamia integrifolia cultivar HAES 741 chromosome 1, SCU_Mint_v3, whole genome shotgun sequence, a single window of DNA contains:
- the LOC122079875 gene encoding uncharacterized protein LOC122079875, with the protein MQKSSIPIYGSLKRYWSGRTYQRLDGGGVIVRKKLRVMRLGGNSTRQSSLSSKLREISKLQLKIYRWPMKVLRKIRESYINMMLGLAGNVGYFEDPKNVFGEKRIPRGRPIPSVSKLNEFDKKLVLKVYNSIAASREFVAF; encoded by the coding sequence atgcAGAAGTCTTCAATTCCAATCTATGGGAGCTTGAAGAGGTACTGGAGTGGGAGAACATATCAGAGACTCGATGGTGGAGGAGTTATTGTGAGGAAGAAGTTGAGGGTCATGAGGCTGGGAGGGAACAGTACTCGACAGTCATCATTATCATCAAAGCTAAGAGAAATATCAAAGCTGCAACTCAAAATTTATAGGTGGCCCATGAAGGTTTTGAGGAAGATTCGTGAAAGTTACATAAATATGATGCTTGGGCTCGCAGGCAATGTTGGCTACTTTGAGGACCCCAAAAATGTTTTTGGGGAAAAGAGGATTCCAAGAGGCAGACCCATTCCATCAGTTTCTAAGTTAAATGAATTTGACAAGAAACTTGTTCTTAAggtttacaactcaattgcTGCATCTCGAGAATTTGTTGCCTTCTAA